The following DNA comes from Flavobacterium sp. N3904.
ATTATTCAACATCTTTATGTTATTTTATTCGTTAAAAATTGTTAATTTCAAAAGTGGCAAAAATACAAATAGTAATGAAATTATTGTTATTTATTTATTATTTTACTTAAATCAAACATTGGGGCATACATAGAGACCATTATTACTCCAACAATCACTCCAATTACTATAATAATCATAGGTTCCAAAATGACACCTATCATCTTTGTTTGATGGCTAATTTCCTCATTATATTGTTCTGTTAATCTTTCAAACATAGTTTCAAGTTGATTCACTTGTTCAGCTACTTCAACCATAGAAACCATTTTATTCTCGAATACATTGTGTTTTTTTAAACTTTCATGTAACGAAGCACCTCTTGTTATGTCTTCTTTTATTTCTTCAATAGCAACTTCGATAGGATAGAAGCCTATCATTTTTGCGGTTAATGTCAAAGAATTTATTAATGTTGTTTTAGATGTAATTAATAAATTCATTGCTTGGCAAAAGCGGGATATATAAATTTTTCGAATTAAATTTCCAAAATAGGGTGTTCTCAAAATTATTTTTGTTGTAAATGCTCGGTAATTTTGATCTTTTTTAAGTAAAGTATGTGCAGCGATTAGCCCAATAATAATGGCTAGTACGACCGTAAAAATTGCTCCTGAATGATTTGATAATTTTATAATGATTTGAGTGCTTTTTGGTAATTCACTTCCAAATTGTCTAAAAACAGAACTGAACATTGGTACTACTTTATTGAGCATAAAATAAAGCACTAAAAAGGTAACCAACATTACAATTGCTGGATAGGTCAACACAGAGATAATTTGCCTTTTCATCTGAATTTTTCTGTTGAAATATTTTTGCAATTCGGCTAAAACTTCTTCTAGTTTACGGGTTTCTTCTCCTATTTGAATGCTGTAATATTCGTAAGGTGAAAATTGATTTGTCTCTTTTATTGATTCATAAATGCTTCTTCCTTCTACAACTTTATTCTTTAATTCAATGATTATTTCTTTTTCAAATTTATTGGAAGACTGGTTGCCTAATATTTCTAATGCTTTTTTAAAATCAACTCCTGATTTTAAAAGCATACTCAACTCTCTGTAAAATACTTCTTTTTGTTTATCTGAAAGTGATTTTGAAAACTGAAGATTAATACTTTCAATTTTAATTGGTTTTTTTTCAGATTTATATGTGCTTAAATCAAGACTCATTTTTCGTTGTTTTCTTTTAATAATAATTCATTTGCATAAATGCGCTTATAGAATTTCAAGTCCATTTTGTTTTCATTTATTTCTATATTGAATTTTAATTTTTGAAAAACAAATTGTTCCGATTTACTTTTTACTGTATCAATATGTATTTGATTAAGCTTAATTTTAAATGTATCTATAAATATTTCATTATTTCTCAAAGTATAGTCTTCAAGAAAACTATATTTTATGTTTTCGCCAGAATAACCTTTAAATGTAATTTCATTATCAAAAACAGTCATTTTTTCGTTTTCAAAAATATCTTTGTTGACACTATAAGTCAATCTATTTAAATCACAGATTGATTCATTTTGATTTTTGTAATCCATCATTCTTTCCGTTACAATAGAAAAAACCACAAATATTATGCTCATAATGATAGCGGTTATAGCCATACCGACAATAGCCTCTACTATAGAAAAGGCAGATATCATTTTTCTGTTATTCATGATTATTTTGAATGTAAAAACTTTTTTCAAACTCAAACTGTGTGCTGTCTTTAAAGCGGATGGTTGTTTTTTTTAGGTTTTCATTAATGTATTCCTCTTCAATTAAAAGATTCTTATCCTCATTTTCATTGAGTAAGGAGTCATTTTTTATTTGTGCTATAAAGAATAATTCATTTACTTTATTTTGGGTATTATAGAATTTTGCAGATGTTCTTGGTGTAAAAACTGTTGCAAAAATCAGTATTGTGAAATAAAAACATATTGAAATAATAGTCAAAGCAATGACTGATTCCAATATAGAATTTGCTCTTAAACTATAATACTTTTTTAATGATGCCATGAGATACATTTTTTGAATCAAATATTGGAATTGATATAAAATAGTTTGGTCTTTTTTTAGCATTAATTTCTATATCCGAAATAGTATTGTCATAGGATGCAGATTCTGTTTTGTAAAATAAACGATTGGTATATACAGAACCGTAAACTTTACTTTTTAAAAATAATTTTCCCGTGCAATAAATGTCGCCAAATAGCAAACCTTCTTCATCTATTTCTATACTATTTTTTTCTATCATTTCGTTTGTGTTGCCAAATAGAACAACAGCGCCAGTTATTTCGCATTCTTTTTTTATTTTTATTTTGCTATCATCACCATTTTCGTTGTAAATGCATAGTACAGAAGGGTAGTTTAAAATAACATTTTGTTCCAATTCTATTCTTTCAGTAGCAAAAGCTTGAACGGTTCCCTTAAATCCAGATTCGAATGTTATTTTTGGTGCAATCAATATTACATCTTCTAAAATGGTATTTTTTTTAATATGCAAAGAATCTTTGGAGCGTATAATAAAATTGCCTTTAAAAATCACATTCGAAACAATGGAGTTTAGATAAATTTCTTTAGTTGTATTAAAAAAAGAGTTGAAGTACAAAGAATCTTTTGGTTTTTCAACATCAGATAAATTTGTTTTTATAGTTCTTATTCCATTGAATATTTTCTTAAAATCAGGATTGATCTCTGGAAGTTGATTTTCAGAAATTGTATTTTTCCCATCGATTATAAGTTGATTGGGTCTATTGTTAATATAAGCAGTTTCAATATAGGTTGATGGGAGTGAATTGTCTCCAATTAATTTTACCGTACCAGTATAAGTAAGTGATTTAGAGAAATTGGATAAAAACAATGCTGTATTATCTTTGGTATAAAGCCCGATAAAATGTGCAGACTGAACTGTGTCTTTATTTGTTTCTGATTTTACTAACAAAAGATTTAGCAGACCATAGGGTTTTGTTGTATAGCTTCCTATAATGCCTGATTTTTCATCTTGTATGGGTTCTTGTAATGTCTCTTTATTCTCTAATGCAAGATTAACTATAGATTGATTATTAATGTATAACTCTTCCTGAAGATTATAGTATAAATTGAGTTGACCGTATAAATTTGAAAAAAACAATAGAGCACCACAAATTATGGATACAATCAAGCAAATGTAAATGGCATATAGTAAACTGTGGGCCTTAACCATAGCTTATTCGCTTGTTTTTTTACTGAATAATTTATTATAATAGCGATTAAATAAATTTTCTTTTTTAGGTGTAGTCCCAGAGTTTATATTTTCTTTTTCTGTAGCTTTTGCCTTTTCTTTCGCTTCTTTTGCGGCTTTTTTATTTGCTTTTGCGGTTTTTCTTGCGGTTATTTTAGCTTCTTTGGCTTCTTTTTCGCTAAGCTTTGCATTAGTTTTTTCATTTTCTAATGCTAATTTTTGGGCCTTTACATAATCTTTTTCTGCGTTTTTCGCGGCGGTTATTTTATTTTTTTCAGATTCTATTGCCGCTTTTTTAGTAGCATCGTCTTTTAGCGTTTGCAGTTTCAAGGTTAATTTGTCTAATTTCGATAATTTTTGTTTTTTCACAACAGGGATTCCATCTCTATATTTTGTAGTGTCTTTTTTTACAAAATCATACCATATTCCTTGTTTTTTGTCGTTTTTATAACAACCGGTTTCTGCAACAAGTCCATTTTCATCATATTTATAATACATGCCAGTTCGTATGCCATTAGCCCATTTTTGAGTGCTTTCTATTGAGCCATTGGGATGCCATGTTTTCCAAATGCCTACTTTTAAGCCATTTTTAAAGTTTCCTTTTTCGGCTATTTGATTACTATGATACGTTTTTAAAAATACATCATTTAGTAATTCTCCTCCAAAATCACCTTGAGCACTATGTATTGCACCGCCTTTAAACCAATAATATACTTTATTCGCTTTTGGTGTTAAAGTTTTCTTAGTAATATAGAATTCATATCTAAAATCTGCATCACTGATTCGTTTTATCGAATAAGGGTCTGAAAACGATACTAGAAATAACGCAATAAAAAAGGAAAGTAGAGATAATGACAGTTTTGTTTTCAAAGCAGATTATGTTTAATAATGGGCACAAGATACTATTTTATAAATTGTTTTTCAAAAATTATTGTAGTCTAAATATTATTTTAGTTTCAATTAGTTTTGTGTTTTTTCAGCATTTTTAGGTTAATAGAATGGAGTCTCAATTATTATTCAATTATTAATTTTTTTACGGTTTTTTTATCTCCATCAGTTAATTCCAATATATAAATACCAGTTTGAATTTTATTCAAGTCAATGTTTTTATTGAAATTTGATTCGTTTTTATAATTTTTATAGAAAATTTGTCTTCCCAATAAATCGTAAACGGAAAGTTTTATATCATTTGTACTAGTGCTAGTAAACTGGATATTAAAATTTCCTTTATTTGGATTTGGATATAAATTATATTTATCGACTTCAAAATTTGTAGCCACCAAAGAATTTGATTTTGTACAGATTGTTAATGATGCAGATTCTAATATTCCTGTATCTCCCGGAGAAAAGTCCCTTATGCGTAATGTCCATTTACCCTCTGGATTGAGATTATTAAAAGCGCTTAATGGTTGAGCAGGAGTAACTGTTTGTAAAGTCGTTGTAGTGCAAGAAAGAGAAATTCCTGAATCATCATATTTTAAAAATAACTTATTGTTTGAAGCTCCGCAAAAGCTATCAAACAATTTTACAGCTATTCCCTGTGGATTAACCAATTCTATTTGAACATCTGGCAAATAGGGATGGGTAAGTTTTATTTCTACATTTATATCAGCTACATTTTCTGTAGATGCGGGGACGTCTAATGTTAATGAACTATATACTTCGGACTCCGGTATTGCAAAAGGGGTTGTAAAAAAATATGTGTTACAAGAAGGTTCAATTGCATCTTTAATGGAAAAAGATTGGCTATTCACAGCATAATAGATATTTGCTGTAGGTTCTATTAAAATCCTGCAATTTGTTGCGGTAATGTCGGGTACTGTGATTTGTTCGGAACCATCATTTGGTGTATTGGAAATTAAAATTATTGGGAAAGTCAAACCGCCATCTGTCGAAAGTTTGATATTTACATAGTAAGAACCAGATAAAGTATTTGTATTGTTTACACTCCAATTTATAGTTTCTGTGGTTCCAGATATCCAATTGGTGTCCGGATTGTTTTGTGAGGTAATTGTAAAAGGACCTGTATTAGCTAATACTTTTACTACCATTGCATCGGTATTGGTTTGCGCAAGACCCAAAGGAGCATTAACTCTTCCTGTTAGAGTGAAGTTTAATGTTCTGTCTATTGAAGAAACTGACTCCCAGGTTGTAGTCAATTGGCTAAGCAGTACTTTGTCTAAAGCTGGCATATATCTATTAGCCGAACTACTTGGTGGGATAGATCTAAAAAGGGGACCATTGGTTTTTGTAGCATATGCAATGCTATTTGAACCTGTTTGATTGGAGGCAGAATCATATTGTTCCCAACAATATGACAAGGTATTTCCATTTGGATCTGAACCTGTTCCTTTTAAAACAAAAGCTGTATTTGCAGGAATGGTGTAGTCTAACCCAGCATCTACTGTGGGAGTTTGATTGCTTAATATTACATTTACGGGACAAGTTTTTGATGCCAAATTATTTTGCATTTGCAATATGCTAGCATATCCAAAATAATCATCGGAATGACTTTGAATATCATAATCAGTAATTCCTGCATATCCCATAATAGTAGATCCACTACCCGGTTCAACGCTTACTCCCGTACCTTCCACATCGTATGAAAAGGTATGGTTTGCACCTAGTTGATGTCCCATCTCGTGAGCTACATAGTCTATGTCAAATGTGCTTCCTTCTGGTTTGGAATCGGCAGGAGAAGTATAGGCACTTCCTTTTCCTGTGGTATAAATGGGTGTTGAAATTGTATTGGTAACTGGACTACAAACACAGCCAATACAACCAGCATCTCCTCCTCCTCCAGAGGCAGCAAATAAGTGACCGATGTCATAATTTCCTTCTCCAATTATGCTTGAAATTGTGCTTTGTACTTCTTTGTTCCAAGTTCCCGGACAGTCTCCAGTACAACCAGAAATCGTGTTTAAGCCTTGTGCTTCATCAGAATAAGGATCTGTATTAGCATTGGTGTATATAATCAAATTTGTATTGGCAATTATTTCTAGTTTTAATGCTAAATCTTTATTGAAAACTGCATTTACTCTCGTCATGGTTGCATTCATACCTGCCAAAGCTCCTGCGACAGTTCCTCCAAAATAGCTTGCATACTCGCCAGTACAGGACAATGCCAATCGCATAGTTTTAAACACGCCAGAGCTTGACTTTAATTGACTAATTTTTTTAGTCAATTCTTTATTCAACCCAAGATCTGAAGTTCTACACAATAATGATAAATTTCCTTTGCTTGTACTTTTTGAAGTTGAAAGAACATAAATTGATTTGTCTTTGGTCAATGGTTCAATAAATTCTGAGCCACTATCTCCCCTCATAACTATAGTTTCTATTCCTATTGGAGAAATGCTAAAACTTATAGAAGCATTTGGGTCTGTAATTCCAGTTCCGGAGTAAGCTCGAATGTCTGGGTATAGCGCTTGTAATTCGGGAGCAAAATTGGATGACTCTTTTACAGCAAACTCTTCTATTGTTCCATTACTGTTTGGTATTAAGATTTTTATTGTTTCGTTTATATTTGATTTACTTTGAAGACTAAACATTCTTTGTTTAAAGTCTGTTTCATTTAGTGTATAAAGTAAATTTTTGTCTACTTCAGCTTTTTTTAAAAGTTTTTGATAGGAAGAATTGTTTGTATTATTTACTATTTTCCAAAATGACTTTTCCTGGGAATAACCAATATAACTTGCATTAACGATTACAAAAAAAAGTATAAATTTATTCATGAACTTAAAAATTGAGCGGCTAAATTAATTTATTTTATTTGGAAAACAAGAATAGTTTTTGACATTTGAAATTTAAAAGAGTTTTTTAATGAAATTCTTTTAAATTTTGCAATTGAAATTTTTATGTAAAAGCCACTGATTAAAAATGAAAATAAAATAGTGTTATTTTTTAAAAATTTTGTAGAAGTTATTTTGTATAATATGAATAATACTTGTTAATTTAATTTGTTGTGAAATATTTTTTTAACATAATATTTTTTGCTAAAAACAAGTTTTTTTGTTGATTTTATGTTTATTTTCGTATTTATTCTAAAATTTTATATTTTTTTAGTTGTAAATTCCTAAATATTTCTATTTTTGCATTTAAAAAATTAACAAGTTATTTGTGCTTAAATATAAAACCATCCCTCAGTTTATGGTTAACATCTTATTAATAAGTGTGTTAGCTCTTTTCCTGCTTTTTTATTTTTTCAAATCGAATAAAGAAATCGTCTATGTCGATTCTGTGAAATTATTTGATGGTTTTGTAATGACAAAAGAAATGAAAAGAGTAGGGGAAAAAGAATTTAATTCCAGAAAATTAGTTTTGGATAATTTGTATTCCAATTTACAGTCTCCTACAATTTCTGCTTCTGAAAAAAAAGAACTCATGCAACAATTCATTCAAGGGAAAGAAGAATTGGAGCAGTTCAATCAAACTTTTGCTGCTGAGCAAACAAATAAAATTTGGTCCAGAATAAAAAGTTATACTGCTGAATTTTCCAAAGACAAAAATTATCAATTAGTAGTAGGGTCTGATAACAAACAAGCAGTTTTGTTTGCAGATGAAAAAATTGACGTTACCAATGATCTTCTTATCTATTTAAACAAAAAGTATGAGGGTCTTTAATAAGTTAGTTTTTATTTTTTTTATTTTTCTTCTTATTTCTTGTAAAAAAGAGCCAAAAAACAATCAACAAGATTCTGAAATTAGAGATCGCTATTTCAACCTTGAAAAAATAGGTTGGAAATCCCGCTCCTACACACAAGTTGTGGATGATATCGGTTTTACCGCAACCGAAGTTCCCATTCAATATTATTTATTAAAAGATTTAGGGAATGATAATCTCAAGCTCATCGATTCACTTTATGAAGAAAATAAAAGAGAACGTGTGATAGAGTTTGTCTTTCAGCAAGATGAAGAGAAAGATTTATTAGGAAAAGATTTTACAGGGATGGATTATACTGATGCTGTAAAGTATATGTCTTTTGGTCTTGATAAAGATTTCTATGTGGTAACTTCAAAAAAAGATACAATCCTGTGCTCCGGTGTAAATTTTGAACGCAACTATAAAATTGCTCCTTTTCAAAAAGTACTATTATTCTTTTCAGGAATAGATCCCAACGATAAAATACAATTGATTTACAATGACTACCTTTTTAGAAAAGGAACATTAAAATTTAAATTCAAAGATACTTTTACCCCTATAGCCTTATGATTCAACAAGTAAAAAAAAGTAAGTTTAAAAAAACAGTCGCTATTTATTTAGCCATGATGATTCTTTTAGAAACATTCCAGCCAATGCAAATTTATGCGTTGACAGGAGGACCGTCACAACCAGAGTTCCAGTCCTTCACACCTATAGGAACCTCGGATATGGTGGATTTGGCTAGCGGTGATTTGAATTACAATATTCCTATTATGGATGTAGGTGGATATCCATTGAATCTAGCCTATAGTTCTGGTGTATCTATGGATCAAGAAGCTTCTTGGGTTGGATTGGGATGGGATCTTAATGTAGGACAAATATCAAGACAGCTTAGAGGACTCCCTGATGATTTTAATGGGGATGAAATGATTTATGAGAATAACATGAAGCCCAATGTTACTATTGGTTCTAATGCTAATGTATTTTTTACTGCTTTTGGTGTTAAGGAGGCTAAAGCTAGTGTTGGAATTGGTATAAAGTATAATAATTATGATGGTCTTGGTGTAGCATTAAATGGAGGATTGACTTATCAGATAAATAATAATCTATCTGTTGGAATGAATCTTGAATCATCTGCTTCAGAAGGTGTTTCAGTATCGCCGAGTGCCTCATTTTCTCAAAAAGTGGGAAGTACAAGTAATACAGATATTAATTTAGGACTTAATGCAGGGGTAAGTTATAATAGTAGAAAAGGTGTTGAAAGTGTAACTATAGGAGCCAATGTCTCAACTAAATCTTATCAAGATGATAATAAAGCAAAAATGGGTAAGATTACTCATTTTAATGAAGGTGGTTCTGGTTCAATATCTTACATTGATGCTTCTTTTACGCCAACTAAACGTGTGGGTATGGTGTCATCTAATTTTATGTTTAGTGCAAATATTGAAGGTGAATTTTGGGGTATTGAACCAGGGTTTAAATTTTCTGGTTATAGAACATCTCAAGGAATCAAAGAATCAGAGAAATACAAAGTTGAAAAAGCCTATGGTTTTGAAAACACGTATTACGCTGGGAAGTCAGCTATTTTGGATTTTAACAGGGAAAAAGACAGAACATTCAATAAAAATTCCACTTCATTACCAATCACAAATAATACATATGATATTTATAGTATTCAAGGGCAAGGAGTTTCAGGAATGTATCGTCCGTATAAGTCACAAGTAGGCTATGTATATGATAATGAGATTAATGATGATAGTGCTGGTGGCTCTTTGGGTTTAGAATTTGGTGCAGGTGGAGGTGTTCACTTTGGTGCTGATAAAACAGTTACATTAGGAAAAAGTTATACTAAATTATGGGAAAATTCAAATCCTGCTTTAGAACGATTTAAAGAAAAGAGAAAAGGGAATAGACCAGATTATGAAAAAGTTTTTTTTAAAAATATTGGAGGTTTTCATACCGATAACGAATTAAGTTTATTCAATACTGATTTAGGAAATTACAATCCAATAAAGCTTGACATAGTTGGAAGTGGATTTGATACCAAAACAAATTCAAATTATTCTACCAATAAAGCAGTTATTACAAATAATAAACAGATTGTTCGGAAGGAAAGATTGTCCAGAAACCAATCTATTGAG
Coding sequences within:
- a CDS encoding type II secretion system F family protein → MSLDLSTYKSEKKPIKIESINLQFSKSLSDKQKEVFYRELSMLLKSGVDFKKALEILGNQSSNKFEKEIIIELKNKVVEGRSIYESIKETNQFSPYEYYSIQIGEETRKLEEVLAELQKYFNRKIQMKRQIISVLTYPAIVMLVTFLVLYFMLNKVVPMFSSVFRQFGSELPKSTQIIIKLSNHSGAIFTVVLAIIIGLIAAHTLLKKDQNYRAFTTKIILRTPYFGNLIRKIYISRFCQAMNLLITSKTTLINSLTLTAKMIGFYPIEVAIEEIKEDITRGASLHESLKKHNVFENKMVSMVEVAEQVNQLETMFERLTEQYNEEISHQTKMIGVILEPMIIIVIGVIVGVIMVSMYAPMFDLSKIINK
- a CDS encoding toxin-antitoxin system YwqK family antitoxin — translated: MKTKLSLSLLSFFIALFLVSFSDPYSIKRISDADFRYEFYITKKTLTPKANKVYYWFKGGAIHSAQGDFGGELLNDVFLKTYHSNQIAEKGNFKNGLKVGIWKTWHPNGSIESTQKWANGIRTGMYYKYDENGLVAETGCYKNDKKQGIWYDFVKKDTTKYRDGIPVVKKQKLSKLDKLTLKLQTLKDDATKKAAIESEKNKITAAKNAEKDYVKAQKLALENEKTNAKLSEKEAKEAKITARKTAKANKKAAKEAKEKAKATEKENINSGTTPKKENLFNRYYNKLFSKKTSE
- a CDS encoding reprolysin-like metallopeptidase — translated: MNKFILFFVIVNASYIGYSQEKSFWKIVNNTNNSSYQKLLKKAEVDKNLLYTLNETDFKQRMFSLQSKSNINETIKILIPNSNGTIEEFAVKESSNFAPELQALYPDIRAYSGTGITDPNASISFSISPIGIETIVMRGDSGSEFIEPLTKDKSIYVLSTSKSTSKGNLSLLCRTSDLGLNKELTKKISQLKSSSGVFKTMRLALSCTGEYASYFGGTVAGALAGMNATMTRVNAVFNKDLALKLEIIANTNLIIYTNANTDPYSDEAQGLNTISGCTGDCPGTWNKEVQSTISSIIGEGNYDIGHLFAASGGGGDAGCIGCVCSPVTNTISTPIYTTGKGSAYTSPADSKPEGSTFDIDYVAHEMGHQLGANHTFSYDVEGTGVSVEPGSGSTIMGYAGITDYDIQSHSDDYFGYASILQMQNNLASKTCPVNVILSNQTPTVDAGLDYTIPANTAFVLKGTGSDPNGNTLSYCWEQYDSASNQTGSNSIAYATKTNGPLFRSIPPSSSANRYMPALDKVLLSQLTTTWESVSSIDRTLNFTLTGRVNAPLGLAQTNTDAMVVKVLANTGPFTITSQNNPDTNWISGTTETINWSVNNTNTLSGSYYVNIKLSTDGGLTFPIILISNTPNDGSEQITVPDITATNCRILIEPTANIYYAVNSQSFSIKDAIEPSCNTYFFTTPFAIPESEVYSSLTLDVPASTENVADINVEIKLTHPYLPDVQIELVNPQGIAVKLFDSFCGASNNKLFLKYDDSGISLSCTTTTLQTVTPAQPLSAFNNLNPEGKWTLRIRDFSPGDTGILESASLTICTKSNSLVATNFEVDKYNLYPNPNKGNFNIQFTSTSTNDIKLSVYDLLGRQIFYKNYKNESNFNKNIDLNKIQTGIYILELTDGDKKTVKKLIIE
- a CDS encoding OmpH family outer membrane protein, which produces MVNILLISVLALFLLFYFFKSNKEIVYVDSVKLFDGFVMTKEMKRVGEKEFNSRKLVLDNLYSNLQSPTISASEKKELMQQFIQGKEELEQFNQTFAAEQTNKIWSRIKSYTAEFSKDKNYQLVVGSDNKQAVLFADEKIDVTNDLLIYLNKKYEGL